The genomic interval GTCGGTCATCCCCATTCCCCGTCCTGCCTCCCGGATAGCTGGATCAATCCCAATAATGCCGGTGTAGGTATTGCGGATGATGGGCAGAAAGGAGTAGAAGGTGAGGGCAACGATTGCCGGAGTTGCTCCAATGCCCACCAACGGAATGAGTAAGCCAAACAGCGCCAGACTGGGAATGGTTTGCAGAATATTCGCTACCGCCAGAATGGGCTGACGCAATCCCTTTTGGCGCGTGATCAAAATTCCCAGCGGAATCCCCACCAGAATGGCGATCGCAATCGCGACTACCACAAGCAGCAGGTGTTCTCCCGTCCGCTGCAAAATTTCTGGACCATATCGGATCAGGAAGAAGTTGTTCATAGGGGGAAAGGGGAAAGGGGAAGGGGGAAAGGGAAAAGGGAAAAGGGAAAAGGGGGAAAGGGAAAAGGGGAAGGGAGAAAGGGAAAAGGGGAAGGGGGGAAGGGAAAGGGGAAGGAATTAATTCCTAACTCCTAACTCCTAACTCCTAACTCCTAACTCCTAACTCCTAACTCCTAACTCCTAATTCCTAATTCTTAACTCCCCCTCCTGGGCAAGGTCACGGTGAAGTTGGTTCCCTGGTTGAGCGTGCTTTCGACGTGAATTTGACCGTGGTGCAGGTCCACACATTGCTTTGCGATCGCTAAACCTAAGCCAGTTCCCGGAATATGGTTGACATTGGCTGCCCGGTGAAATGGTTCAAACAGACGGAGGAGGGCATCCGGAGGAATTCCAACTCCCTGATCTTTAACCTCCAGGCGAATGGTTTCTCCAGTGCAGGTAAGAGTGAGGGAAACGGTACTGCCAGGTGGAGAATATTTAATCGAGTTGGATAATAAGTTATTCAGTAAATGCCACAGCAGTTTTTCGTCTAAATAGGCATTGCAGGGAGTTTGAGGGGCAGAAAATGTCAGGGTATAGTGCTCGCCACAACTCAGTTGAAAAGCTTCAACCTGTTCCTGGCAAAACTGGGTAACATCGATTAGTTGAGGGTCAAATTGTAGTTTTCCGGCGTCCACCCGTGCCAGCGTTAACACATTTTCTAATAGGTAATTCAAACTGTTGGTTGCAGTTTTAATTCGTTCCAGATATTTCTGTTTCTTGGCATCGGGTAGCTGATCACCGTAACGGTGCAAAAAATCAGTGGCAAATTGAATGGCTGTCAGGGGATTACGCAGTTCGTGGGATGCCATTGAGAAGTATTCCGATCGGCGTTGCACCTGGGATTCTGCCACCTTTCTGCTGTTTTCAGCGATCCGCAAAGCATTTTGCACCTGAATTTCTGCCTGATGCCGGGTCCATGCAATCTCAATGGTGGTAGACAGAATCGTTTCGTTAAAAGGTTTCAGAATATAGCCAAAGGGGTGAGTTGCTTTGACCCGTTCCAAAGTGATGCGATCGGCGTTTGCCGTTAGATAAATCACGGGAACCTGGAAGCGAGCCTGAATCTGCCTGGCAGCTTCAATGCCATCAATGACTCCAGACAGCCGAATATCCATCAACACCAGGTCGGGCTGAAGCAGTTCGACCTGACGAATTGCATCCTCTCCCGATGCAACCAGGGCAGAAACGTCGTATCCCAATAACTCCAGCGTTTCTCTAAGATCATCGGCAACCAGTTGTTCGTCTTCAACAACCAGTAGTTTTATCGGTGGCATGGTAAAGCCAATTTGAAATCACTTGAGTGCAGTTGCAAAGTAACTAAGCGCAGTTATAGCGCAGTTATGCAGTAAGCCTAAGACAATGGTTAAATACCCCCATACTTCGCGAGAGGTATATTAAAAAATATATACAGCGAAATATAGGCATGAGACGAAAGGATTCAAACCCCTCCTAAAGGTAACATGTGGATCAACGCAACTGGCAGTAATATCTTCGCAAAATCAAATTAGGACGACTACCCCCTAATCGGGTGGTTTTAAGGGTAATGGGTTGGGAAAAGTAATGTGGAAGCAGGTGCCCTCACGCCGATCGAGGGTAAGTGTGCCCCCCAGTTGGGTAATCAAATTACGCACAATGCGTAAGCCAAGGGACTCGGTGGTTTCCCAGTTGACCCGATCGGGAATTCCAACCCCATTATCTTCGATCGTCAGCACCACCCAGTTTTCTGTCGCCGAGGCTTCCTGACATAGATACACCTGCACCACTCCCAACTGTTCACCCGGAAAGGCATATTTCAGAGCATTAGAAACCAACTCGTTGATAATCAACCCACAGGGGATGGCGGTATTAAGGGTTAACTGAAGATCCTCAACGTCAAGCTTGATCGTAATTTGTTGCTCCCTCACCCCATAGGAGCGAAACAGATTGTTGACCAGAGTCCGGAGATACTGCCCAAAGCTAATGTAGGAGAGATTCGGAGACTGGTAGAGGTGCTCATGAATCAGCGCCATTGACTGTAC from Kovacikia minuta CCNUW1 carries:
- a CDS encoding ABC transporter permease, whose protein sequence is MNNFFLIRYGPEILQRTGEHLLLVVVAIAIAILVGIPLGILITRQKGLRQPILAVANILQTIPSLALFGLLIPLVGIGATPAIVALTFYSFLPIIRNTYTGIIGIDPAIREAGRGMGMTDWQLLTQVEVPLALGVILAGVRVAAVIAIGIATIAAAIGAGGLGVFIFRGISVVNNQLILAGAVPAAAIALIADYGIGWLEQRFKQPQHSQPK
- a CDS encoding hybrid sensor histidine kinase/response regulator yields the protein MPPIKLLVVEDEQLVADDLRETLELLGYDVSALVASGEDAIRQVELLQPDLVLMDIRLSGVIDGIEAARQIQARFQVPVIYLTANADRITLERVKATHPFGYILKPFNETILSTTIEIAWTRHQAEIQVQNALRIAENSRKVAESQVQRRSEYFSMASHELRNPLTAIQFATDFLHRYGDQLPDAKKQKYLERIKTATNSLNYLLENVLTLARVDAGKLQFDPQLIDVTQFCQEQVEAFQLSCGEHYTLTFSAPQTPCNAYLDEKLLWHLLNNLLSNSIKYSPPGSTVSLTLTCTGETIRLEVKDQGVGIPPDALLRLFEPFHRAANVNHIPGTGLGLAIAKQCVDLHHGQIHVESTLNQGTNFTVTLPRRGS